A genomic window from Flavobacterium hankyongi includes:
- a CDS encoding PorP/SprF family type IX secretion system membrane protein: MKKILLILSFFLISYNVLAQQDPQYTHYMYNMSVVNPAYATSKQAMLDLGSLYRTQWVGAVGAPKTLTVFGHMPISKKIEMGLSVISDDIGDGAKKENNFYADFVYVLQLNNSHRFSFGMKAGFTSLATNFNGFKLESGDASTDLAFSQNINTFKPNVGVGAYYFTDKYYIGLSAPNLLPTKHIEERQGIQSYGSENIHVFLTGGYVFEVSDMFKVKPAVMTKFVSGAPLSLDVTANVLYNNRFELGAAYRLDDSVSGLMAVNVTKTLKIGYSYDYTLSNMGQFNSGSHEVFLLFSLDMLGKGYDKSPRFF, from the coding sequence ATGAAAAAAATACTATTAATACTGAGTTTTTTCCTCATTAGTTATAATGTTCTTGCCCAGCAAGACCCTCAATATACCCATTATATGTATAATATGAGTGTAGTGAATCCAGCTTATGCAACGAGCAAACAAGCTATGTTGGATTTAGGTTCACTTTACAGAACACAATGGGTTGGAGCGGTTGGAGCTCCTAAGACGCTTACCGTTTTTGGACATATGCCAATTAGCAAGAAAATAGAAATGGGATTATCTGTTATTTCAGATGATATTGGTGATGGAGCAAAAAAGGAAAATAATTTTTATGCTGATTTTGTCTATGTCTTACAATTAAATAACTCACATCGTTTTTCTTTTGGTATGAAAGCAGGTTTTACGTCACTTGCTACAAATTTTAATGGATTTAAGCTTGAAAGCGGTGATGCTTCAACAGATTTGGCTTTTAGCCAAAACATAAACACCTTCAAGCCTAACGTTGGGGTTGGGGCTTATTATTTTACGGATAAATATTACATAGGATTATCTGCACCTAATTTGCTACCTACGAAACACATTGAAGAACGTCAAGGAATACAATCGTATGGTTCAGAAAATATTCATGTGTTTTTAACAGGAGGATATGTTTTTGAAGTTAGTGACATGTTTAAGGTGAAGCCAGCAGTAATGACAAAATTTGTTTCTGGAGCACCATTGAGTTTAGATGTGACTGCTAATGTTTTGTATAATAATAGATTTGAACTTGGAGCTGCTTATAGACTTGATGATTCTGTGAGTGGATTAATGGCAGTAAATGTTACTAAAACACTTAAAATAGGATATTCATATGATTATACATTGTCTAATATGGGGCAATTTAATTCAGGCTCACATGAAGTGTTTTTATTATTCAGTTTAGACATGCTAGGAAAAGGTTATGATAAATCACCACGATTCTTCTAA
- the surE gene encoding 5'/3'-nucleotidase SurE, producing the protein MDKPLILVTNDDSIVAPGIRTLIDIARQIGNVIVVAPDSPQSGMGHAITVNNTLQINKISEDGAEVTEYTCSGTPADCVKIAKNEILKRKPDLCLSGINHGSNSSINVIYSGTMSAAVEAGIEGIPSIGFSLADFSWKADFEPIKDYAKKIIEEVIKNRLPQGVVLNVNFPKLKKKDIKGIKICRQANAKYEEKFDKRISPFGKEYYWLSGQFINNDKGEDTDEWALKNGYISIVPVQFDLTAHHAIQQLNTWNL; encoded by the coding sequence ATGGACAAGCCTCTTATTCTAGTAACTAATGACGACAGCATAGTAGCTCCGGGTATTAGAACTCTTATCGACATTGCAAGACAAATTGGAAATGTAATTGTTGTAGCTCCCGATAGTCCACAAAGTGGAATGGGACACGCAATAACAGTAAACAACACTTTACAGATTAACAAAATTTCTGAAGATGGAGCTGAAGTAACAGAATACACTTGTTCTGGAACCCCTGCTGATTGTGTAAAAATTGCAAAAAATGAAATCTTAAAGCGAAAACCAGATCTTTGTCTTTCTGGAATAAATCACGGCTCAAATTCATCAATAAACGTAATTTATTCAGGGACTATGAGTGCTGCAGTTGAAGCCGGCATTGAAGGCATTCCTTCAATAGGTTTTTCATTAGCCGATTTTAGTTGGAAAGCTGATTTTGAACCCATCAAAGATTATGCAAAAAAAATAATAGAAGAAGTTATAAAAAACAGATTACCACAAGGCGTTGTCTTAAATGTAAATTTTCCTAAGCTAAAAAAGAAAGATATTAAAGGCATTAAAATTTGCAGACAAGCGAATGCTAAATATGAAGAGAAATTTGACAAAAGAATTTCTCCTTTTGGAAAAGAATACTATTGGCTTTCTGGTCAATTTATAAATAACGACAAAGGAGAAGATACAGATGAATGGGCTCTTAAAAATGGTTATATTTCAATCGTACCTGTACAGTTCGATTTGACTGCTCATCATGCTATTCAACAACTTAATACTTGGAACCTATGA
- a CDS encoding gliding motility-associated C-terminal domain-containing protein — translation MDIKILQQGNKYIFAALLTFALFLTSNVAQSQCAGNDGAITVCDITNPTNQALNLFTLLGGTPIPGGFWIDDLGSGGLNSTTGILNAQQIRESGIYTYTYTVTGVPGCADNTSTVAVLIGPYAGVKEDGSRCGDDTELNLFELFNYQFGNIPPQTNGYWYNNTTGTPIAGYTINPSSFNVTAITVYNLTYTVPALGPCPESSINVNLTLVPPVDAGTPQNLQLCSTTNLSLYTNVNLYNLLTGEDSGGTWTDNNGTGEIANPSDSFINVQNIYNNFGAGTYSFTYKVLPISPICEQKTAVVRVIIEDPIDYSGILLQVNTDVCQNQVASAVFTGVLSQSPVLVPNGTYDITYIVSGQATPVTLTVTFNNGVATFNIPNANFPSVGTYSINVTNIVATNSLGICVNPIPTIQDNLNIYPVPTVVNSTLNVDATCQNNSTTAYLGNLTGLVDGTYSITYDLSGANIASAQTTTIIVSGGNSVFSIPGNLLPNAGSTTITITSIANGATGCNAPANVSASFIVNPLPSTIAMNISAPNAVCLNQPVVVSVSGLGTLTNVTINYDLSGANSSTGNIQSLTLVGGGATFTIPQGLLTNAGITTITVTGLSNNVNSCGVIVSNVSDVFLINSLPVAPSATNQTFCEANNPTVANLVPSGNQFVWYDSLGSTLALSTTTPLVSGEDYYVSEVNANGCESARTMIVVTIDTVPAPTLTNGGEQFCGTDNPTIQDLTNNTNASGNIIWYDALTGGNIVSSTQLLQDGVIYYAFNTSTTTGCVSKDGLAVKVNLTNCEETPEFFIPDGFSPNGDGVNDTFTIPDIQFIYPDYKLEIYNRYGNLMFEGNRNKPNWDGKNSTSKTMGDVAPNGVYFYVVYFNKNNKAPKQGRLYLNR, via the coding sequence ATGGATATAAAAATACTCCAACAAGGCAATAAATATATTTTTGCCGCTTTACTTACGTTTGCTCTTTTTTTAACATCAAATGTTGCACAATCGCAATGTGCGGGTAACGATGGTGCTATTACTGTTTGTGATATTACAAATCCCACAAATCAAGCTTTAAATCTTTTTACTCTTTTAGGAGGAACACCAATACCAGGAGGATTTTGGATTGATGATTTGGGATCTGGTGGTTTGAATTCGACAACAGGGATTCTTAACGCGCAACAGATTCGAGAAAGTGGAATTTATACTTATACTTATACGGTTACTGGAGTTCCGGGTTGTGCAGACAATACATCTACAGTTGCTGTACTTATAGGGCCTTATGCAGGTGTGAAGGAAGATGGATCTCGTTGTGGGGATGATACTGAGCTTAATTTATTTGAATTATTCAATTATCAATTCGGAAATATTCCTCCACAAACAAATGGTTATTGGTACAATAACACAACAGGTACTCCAATAGCAGGATACACTATTAATCCAAGTAGTTTTAATGTAACAGCAATCACAGTTTATAATTTAACCTATACTGTTCCAGCACTTGGACCGTGTCCTGAAAGTTCTATAAATGTAAATTTAACATTGGTTCCTCCAGTTGATGCTGGAACGCCACAAAATTTACAGTTGTGTAGTACAACTAATTTATCGCTTTATACCAATGTGAATTTATACAATTTACTCACAGGAGAAGATTCGGGTGGAACATGGACGGACAACAATGGTACAGGTGAAATAGCCAACCCTTCTGATTCATTTATTAATGTTCAAAATATCTATAACAACTTTGGAGCTGGAACCTATTCGTTCACTTATAAAGTTTTACCTATAAGCCCTATTTGTGAGCAAAAAACTGCTGTAGTAAGAGTTATAATTGAGGATCCTATAGATTATTCAGGTATTCTTCTCCAAGTAAATACAGATGTATGTCAAAATCAAGTAGCATCAGCAGTATTTACTGGAGTGCTTTCTCAGTCACCAGTATTGGTTCCTAATGGAACTTATGATATTACTTACATAGTTTCTGGTCAAGCAACCCCAGTCACACTAACTGTTACTTTTAATAATGGAGTGGCTACTTTTAATATTCCAAACGCAAACTTTCCTTCAGTTGGAACCTATTCAATTAATGTAACTAACATTGTTGCAACAAATAGCCTAGGGATTTGTGTAAATCCAATTCCAACAATTCAGGATAATTTAAATATTTACCCAGTACCAACAGTTGTTAATTCTACATTAAATGTAGATGCAACTTGTCAAAATAATTCAACAACAGCTTATTTAGGTAATTTAACAGGTTTAGTTGATGGAACATATTCAATAACATATGATCTTTCAGGAGCAAATATTGCCTCGGCACAAACAACTACAATTATTGTTTCTGGTGGAAATTCAGTGTTTTCAATTCCCGGAAACTTATTGCCAAATGCTGGTTCAACTACAATAACAATTACTAGTATAGCAAATGGAGCTACTGGATGTAATGCTCCTGCAAATGTATCAGCTTCATTTATAGTTAACCCTCTGCCTTCAACAATAGCTATGAATATATCTGCGCCTAATGCTGTTTGTCTTAATCAGCCAGTTGTAGTTTCTGTATCTGGATTGGGAACTTTGACTAATGTTACTATAAATTATGACTTGTCTGGAGCAAACAGCTCAACAGGAAACATCCAAAGTTTAACATTAGTAGGAGGTGGAGCGACATTTACTATTCCTCAAGGACTTTTAACAAATGCAGGAATAACTACAATAACTGTTACTGGTTTGTCAAACAATGTTAATAGCTGTGGAGTTATAGTTAGCAATGTTTCGGATGTGTTTTTGATTAATAGTTTACCAGTTGCACCTTCAGCAACAAATCAGACTTTTTGTGAAGCTAATAATCCTACAGTTGCTAATTTAGTTCCAAGTGGAAATCAATTTGTTTGGTATGATTCTTTGGGATCTACATTAGCTTTAAGTACAACTACACCACTAGTTTCAGGTGAAGATTATTATGTTTCGGAAGTTAATGCTAACGGTTGTGAATCAGCAAGAACAATGATTGTTGTGACAATAGATACTGTACCAGCACCTACATTAACAAATGGAGGAGAACAATTTTGTGGTACAGATAATCCTACTATTCAAGATTTAACGAATAATACAAATGCATCAGGAAATATTATTTGGTATGATGCGCTTACAGGCGGAAACATTGTGTCAAGTACACAGTTATTGCAAGATGGAGTTATCTATTACGCTTTTAATACATCAACAACTACAGGGTGTGTTTCTAAAGATGGTTTAGCAGTTAAAGTGAATCTTACAAATTGTGAAGAGACTCCTGAATTCTTTATTCCTGACGGTTTTTCACCTAATGGAGACGGTGTAAACGATACGTTTACAATTCCGGATATTCAGTTTATTTATCCAGATTATAAACTAGAAATTTATAACAGATACGGGAATTTAATGTTTGAAGGTAATAGGAATAAACCTAATTGGGATGGTAAAAATTCTACTTCGAAAACAATGGGAGATGTTGCTCCTAACGGAGTCTATTTTTACGTGGTTTATTTCAATAAAAATAACAAAGCTCCTAAGCAAGGAAGACTTTACTTAAACAGATAA
- the lpxB gene encoding lipid-A-disaccharide synthase, which produces MKYYIIAGEASGDLHGSNLMKNIFIEDPKAEIRFWGGDLMQEAGGTLVKHFRDLAFMGFIEVVANLKTILNNIKICKTDILSFNPDVIIFIDYPGFNMRIAKWAKKLNIKTHYYISPQIWAWKENRIKSIKRDVDKMYVILPFEKDFYEKKHNFPVEFVGHPLIDAIHNRKVSDPIVFKKENNLDERPIISLLPGSRKQEISKMLSEMLSVVDDFKDYQFVIAGAPSQDFEFYKQFLTNESVHFVSNKTYDLLSVSHAALVTSGTATLETALFKVPEVVLYKGSWASYQIAKRIITLKYISLVNLIMDKEVVTELIQDNCNKKQIKLELTKILSEDYRKTLLDNYDLLEQKLGGEGASSKTAHLIYSSIK; this is translated from the coding sequence ATGAAATACTATATTATTGCTGGAGAAGCATCAGGCGATTTGCATGGTTCTAACTTAATGAAAAACATTTTCATAGAAGATCCAAAAGCAGAAATCCGTTTTTGGGGTGGTGATTTAATGCAAGAAGCTGGCGGAACGTTAGTCAAACACTTTCGTGATTTGGCTTTTATGGGTTTTATTGAAGTAGTTGCCAATTTAAAAACGATTTTAAATAACATTAAAATTTGTAAAACTGATATTTTAAGCTTCAATCCCGATGTAATTATTTTTATTGATTATCCTGGGTTTAATATGAGAATTGCCAAATGGGCAAAGAAATTAAACATAAAAACGCATTACTATATTTCACCTCAAATTTGGGCTTGGAAAGAAAATAGAATAAAATCCATTAAAAGAGATGTAGACAAAATGTATGTTATACTCCCTTTTGAGAAAGATTTTTATGAGAAAAAACACAACTTTCCAGTTGAGTTCGTTGGTCATCCATTAATTGATGCTATTCATAATAGAAAAGTTAGTGATCCGATAGTATTTAAAAAAGAAAACAATTTGGATGAAAGACCTATAATTTCTCTTTTACCAGGAAGCAGAAAACAGGAAATTTCAAAAATGCTTTCTGAAATGCTTTCTGTAGTTGATGATTTTAAAGACTATCAATTTGTTATAGCAGGCGCTCCAAGCCAAGACTTTGAATTTTACAAACAATTTTTGACTAATGAAAGTGTACACTTTGTTTCCAACAAAACCTATGATTTACTAAGCGTTTCGCATGCGGCATTAGTTACTTCTGGTACTGCGACACTTGAAACTGCGTTATTTAAAGTTCCTGAAGTTGTTTTATATAAAGGAAGTTGGGCTTCTTATCAAATTGCGAAAAGAATCATTACTCTAAAATACATTTCGTTAGTAAATCTTATCATGGATAAAGAAGTGGTTACAGAGTTGATTCAAGACAATTGTAACAAAAAACAAATAAAACTTGAGCTTACTAAAATCCTATCTGAAGATTACAGAAAAACACTTTTAGACAACTATGATTTACTAGAGCAAAAACTTGGAGGTGAAGGTGCTAGCAGCAAAACAGCTCATTTAATTTATTCGAGTATAAAATAA
- a CDS encoding ComEC/Rec2 family competence protein, which produces MKIHEFPIVKITIFFIIGLLTGYYLEIDLTYSAIIQIVSILVFCISFYFSNKKFTQTNTFGASTLFLFFCIGITTNILNDNRINKEHYTHQSSILERHNFVIITREKLKTTLKNQRCLAEIIKIDNKKSSGKIILNIKKEEKNNDFVSGTKLYISGFLTPTQKPNNPNQFDYSTYLKHKNIYAQIYTTSEKTKISNEVQKDIYHYIFKFREKIITKLKASGFNHEELSVLSALILGQQQDISPEIQKDYQFAGAVHILSVSGMHVGFIMLFISFLLKHLPNNKKSNFIRIIITLLSLWMFSLIAGLSPSVVRSAAMFSFVAIGSVINRQNNMFHTIIVSLLIILLIEPGFIFDIGFQLSYLALFFIIWLQPILKKLWTPKNKIITFFWDILTISIAAQIGTLPLSIYYFHQFPGLFFITNLVLVPTVFIIMILGSLLMLFSLIDFIPIYLLKTVEISVFIMNSFIKEIASIESFVLKNIPLTFTLLLASYLVITATILLCKKLNYARTLTLLVSCIIFQISLIEANWESKSQDNLIIFNSKKKSILSFKKGNELEIACDTTITEDSFERNTIQSYATANYSTITKTDLIKNCYFYKNKKIIVIDKEVISKFITKADVVIIRNSPKINLARLLQKAKPEIVIADASNYKSYVVLWKETCRNKNIPFHSTHEKGYYKL; this is translated from the coding sequence ATGAAAATACATGAATTTCCTATTGTAAAAATTACAATATTTTTTATAATTGGTCTCCTAACGGGTTATTATTTAGAAATTGATTTGACATACTCAGCTATAATTCAAATTGTGTCAATTCTTGTCTTTTGCATTTCTTTTTATTTCTCAAATAAAAAATTCACTCAAACCAATACATTTGGTGCTTCAACTTTGTTTTTATTTTTCTGTATTGGTATAACAACCAATATTCTTAATGATAACAGGATTAATAAAGAACATTACACTCATCAATCAAGCATACTTGAGAGACACAACTTTGTAATTATTACTAGAGAAAAACTTAAAACCACTTTAAAAAACCAACGATGCCTTGCCGAAATAATAAAAATCGACAACAAGAAAAGTAGCGGAAAAATAATTTTAAATATAAAAAAGGAAGAGAAAAACAATGATTTTGTGTCTGGAACTAAACTTTATATTTCAGGTTTTTTAACACCAACACAAAAACCCAATAATCCAAATCAGTTTGATTATTCAACCTATCTTAAACACAAAAACATTTACGCTCAAATTTATACTACTTCTGAAAAAACAAAAATCAGCAATGAGGTTCAAAAAGACATATATCATTACATCTTTAAATTCAGAGAAAAAATCATAACAAAACTCAAAGCCAGTGGATTTAATCATGAAGAGCTTTCGGTTCTTTCAGCATTAATTTTGGGACAACAACAAGACATTTCACCCGAGATTCAAAAAGATTATCAATTTGCTGGAGCTGTACATATTTTATCTGTTTCAGGAATGCATGTGGGATTTATAATGCTTTTTATTTCATTCTTACTTAAACATTTACCAAACAACAAAAAATCAAATTTCATCAGAATAATCATAACTTTGCTCTCTTTATGGATGTTTTCACTAATTGCAGGTCTGTCTCCATCAGTAGTTCGTTCTGCAGCTATGTTCAGTTTTGTTGCGATTGGGAGTGTAATAAACAGGCAAAACAATATGTTTCACACCATTATTGTTTCATTACTAATCATCCTTTTAATAGAACCAGGTTTTATCTTTGATATTGGTTTCCAACTGAGCTATCTGGCATTATTCTTCATTATTTGGTTACAACCAATACTAAAAAAATTATGGACGCCTAAAAATAAAATCATTACCTTTTTTTGGGACATCTTAACGATTTCAATAGCAGCACAAATAGGCACATTACCTCTAAGCATCTATTACTTTCATCAATTCCCAGGTTTATTCTTTATAACAAACTTGGTTTTAGTACCAACGGTATTTATAATTATGATATTAGGAAGTTTATTAATGCTTTTTTCTTTAATAGATTTCATACCAATATATCTTTTAAAAACGGTTGAAATTTCAGTGTTTATAATGAATTCTTTTATAAAAGAAATTGCATCTATAGAATCTTTTGTACTTAAAAACATACCATTAACGTTTACTTTACTACTGGCTTCTTATTTAGTAATTACTGCAACTATTTTACTTTGTAAAAAACTTAATTACGCAAGAACACTTACTCTATTAGTTAGCTGTATCATCTTTCAGATTTCACTAATAGAAGCAAATTGGGAATCGAAAAGTCAGGATAATTTAATCATTTTTAATTCTAAGAAGAAAAGTATCTTGAGTTTTAAAAAAGGAAATGAGTTAGAAATTGCCTGCGACACTACAATAACTGAAGACAGTTTTGAAAGAAATACAATTCAGTCATACGCAACAGCAAACTACAGTACAATTACAAAAACAGATCTAATCAAAAATTGTTATTTTTATAAGAATAAAAAAATAATAGTAATTGATAAAGAAGTCATATCCAAGTTTATCACGAAAGCAGATGTTGTTATCATTAGAAACTCTCCAAAAATTAATTTGGCACGATTACTACAAAAAGCAAAACCGGAGATTGTTATAGCAGATGCGTCAAACTACAAAAGCTATGTAGTTTTATGGAAAGAAACTTGTAGAAACAAAAATATCCCTTTCCATAGCACTCATGAAAAGGGATATTATAAATTATAA
- a CDS encoding carboxy terminal-processing peptidase, whose protein sequence is MNAILTFMKKNYKLMLVVVAISATLWSFRPKVQYDPEKDKMLLELIEFVIEKGHYAPETMNDEFSKGVYNDFLDAIDPSKRFFMESDIKEFKVYETKLDDLIKARDLSFFNLVYERLQKRMSESKVVYKALSDKAISFSSDESLNIDSDKNEFAKNYSELKNRWRLQMKLSVLASVVDKQKLEEDKKVKDPSYTPKTFSQLEKEARESTLKSLNDYFEFVEELQRDDWFEIFINSIVTQYDPHTFYFAPEQKERFDISISGKLEGIGARLQKKGDFTEISELISGGPAWRNKELEPGDVVLKVGQGSAEPVEVVGMRLDDVVKKIKGPKGTKVALTVKKVDGSIKIITLIRDVVEIEETYAKSSIVNKNGVKYGVIYLPKFYIDFENDDNRDAAKDVAAEVEKLKKAGVQGIVMDLRDNGGGSLKTVVDITGLFIKEGPVVQIKSASSKKEVLYDHNPKVQWDGPLVVLINNFSASASEIFAAAIQDYKRGIVIGSKQSYGKGTVQNVIDLNQFVKNSPFGDFGALKTTTQKFYRINGGSTQLEGVASDIAMPDRYSYIKIGERDEKNAIAWDRIDRAQYDEVRSINNLEAVIFNSQKRIQASEQFRLIDENAKWINSRKENNVVSLNIDKFKHEQADIEEATKKFKAITKYTNNMKFESLPDEVTLIAKDSSLGLKRKDWHESLSKDAYVDEAINILGDIKKPSGNTNKSIASKGKVVKS, encoded by the coding sequence ATGAATGCAATTTTAACTTTTATGAAAAAGAACTATAAATTAATGTTGGTTGTCGTGGCAATCTCTGCTACGCTATGGAGTTTCAGGCCAAAAGTTCAGTATGATCCTGAGAAAGATAAAATGTTGCTTGAATTAATCGAATTTGTTATTGAAAAAGGGCATTATGCTCCTGAAACCATGAATGATGAATTTTCGAAAGGAGTATATAATGATTTCTTAGATGCTATTGATCCATCAAAAAGATTTTTCATGGAATCAGACATCAAAGAGTTTAAGGTTTATGAAACAAAACTTGATGATTTAATAAAAGCTAGAGATTTGTCATTCTTTAATCTGGTATACGAAAGATTGCAAAAACGTATGTCAGAATCTAAAGTGGTTTACAAAGCATTGAGTGATAAAGCGATTAGTTTTAGTTCTGATGAAAGTCTTAATATAGATTCTGATAAAAATGAATTTGCAAAAAACTATTCTGAATTAAAAAACAGATGGAGACTTCAAATGAAACTTTCTGTTTTAGCTTCTGTTGTTGATAAGCAAAAATTAGAAGAAGATAAAAAAGTAAAAGATCCTAGTTATACTCCTAAAACTTTTTCACAATTAGAGAAGGAGGCAAGAGAGTCTACATTAAAATCATTAAATGATTATTTCGAATTTGTAGAAGAATTACAGCGTGACGATTGGTTTGAAATTTTCATTAATTCAATTGTAACACAATACGATCCACATACTTTTTACTTTGCTCCAGAGCAAAAAGAAAGATTTGACATTAGTATTAGTGGAAAGTTAGAAGGCATTGGAGCTAGATTGCAAAAGAAAGGTGATTTTACAGAAATTTCAGAATTAATTTCTGGAGGGCCTGCATGGCGTAATAAAGAACTTGAACCAGGAGATGTTGTATTAAAAGTTGGGCAAGGATCTGCAGAGCCAGTGGAAGTGGTAGGTATGAGACTTGACGATGTAGTGAAAAAAATTAAAGGTCCTAAAGGTACAAAAGTAGCTTTGACAGTTAAAAAAGTTGATGGTTCTATAAAAATAATAACTCTAATTCGTGATGTAGTAGAGATTGAAGAAACCTATGCTAAATCTAGTATTGTCAACAAAAATGGTGTTAAATACGGAGTTATTTATTTGCCTAAGTTTTATATCGATTTCGAAAATGATGACAACCGTGACGCCGCTAAAGACGTTGCTGCAGAAGTTGAAAAACTTAAAAAAGCAGGAGTTCAAGGTATTGTTATGGATTTGAGAGATAATGGTGGTGGATCTTTGAAAACCGTTGTGGATATTACAGGTTTGTTTATCAAAGAAGGACCAGTTGTTCAAATTAAATCGGCTTCTTCAAAAAAAGAAGTATTATACGATCACAACCCTAAAGTGCAATGGGATGGACCTCTTGTCGTTTTAATCAATAATTTTTCAGCATCTGCTTCAGAAATTTTTGCTGCTGCAATACAAGATTATAAAAGAGGAATTGTTATAGGAAGTAAACAATCTTATGGAAAAGGTACTGTTCAAAACGTAATCGACTTAAATCAGTTTGTTAAAAACTCACCTTTTGGAGATTTTGGTGCATTAAAAACAACAACTCAAAAATTCTACAGAATTAACGGTGGTTCGACACAATTAGAAGGAGTAGCAAGTGATATTGCAATGCCAGATCGTTATTCGTATATTAAAATTGGTGAGCGTGATGAAAAAAATGCAATTGCTTGGGATAGAATTGATAGAGCTCAGTACGATGAAGTTCGTTCAATAAATAATTTAGAAGCAGTCATTTTTAATAGCCAAAAAAGAATTCAAGCCAGTGAGCAATTTAGATTAATCGATGAAAATGCTAAATGGATTAACAGCCGTAAAGAAAATAATGTTGTTAGTTTAAATATCGATAAATTTAAACATGAACAAGCTGATATTGAGGAAGCTACTAAAAAATTCAAGGCTATTACTAAGTATACCAATAATATGAAATTTGAATCGTTGCCAGATGAAGTTACTCTTATTGCTAAAGATTCATCTTTAGGTCTAAAACGTAAAGATTGGCACGAATCACTTTCTAAAGACGCATACGTTGATGAAGCAATTAATATTTTAGGTGATATCAAAAAACCTTCAGGAAATACAAATAAATCAATTGCTTCTAAAGGTAAAGTAGTAAAATCTTAA